One stretch of Zootoca vivipara chromosome 8, rZooViv1.1, whole genome shotgun sequence DNA includes these proteins:
- the LOC118078329 gene encoding monoacylglycerol/Diacylglycerol O-acyltransferase: protein MSWFSQILENWISFPFLEEYLTSVVHPLWLLKLLILLYSPVIALFLFIWPFSFLLHIYKKMNNQQESDSKFWEKPRKLVALVTDIVGKILFGYEVINMEHIPKGPGVIIYYHSVTSTDYSFLVAKLFKETQRHCYSVVDHVVYHVPGLKIFFDTIGLKDFSKAECVEILKNGHLMGISPGGGREANFSNDYSLMWGKRTGFAQIALEAKVPIIPIFTQNVCEAYRNIGKTRLTRWLYEKTRFLYLPLYGPFPVKLRTYIGEPIPYDPNITAAELAEKTKIAIENLRDKYQKRPGNILRAISERFDKHYKAN from the exons ATGAGCTGGTTTTCTCAAATTCTGGAAAACTggatcagttttccttttttGGAAGAATATCTGACCTCAGTGGTTCATCCTTTGTGGTTACTTAAGCTTCTGATTTTACTTTATTCACCAGTGATAGCTCTTTTTTTGTTTATCTGGCCTTTCTCATTTCTGTTGCATATTTACAAGAAGATGAATAACCAGCAAGAAAGTGATAGCAAATTTTGGGAGAAACCAAGGAAACTTGTTGCTCTAGTTACTGATATTGTTGGAAAGATATTGTTTG GTTATGAAGTTATTAACATGGAACATATCCCTAAAGGACCAggggttattatttattatcactcAGTCACTTCTACTGACTATTCCTTTTTAGTGGCTAAACTTTTTAAGGAGACACAGAGACACTGCTATTCAGTAGTTGATCATGTCGTATATCACGTACCAG GGTTGAAGATATTTTTTGATACCATCGGTTTGAAAGATTTCAGTAAAGCTGAATGTGTCGAAATTTTGAAGAACGGCCATTTAATGGGCATTTCACCTGGTGGAGGTAGAGAAGCAAACTTTAGTAATGACTACAGCTTAATGTGGGGTAAACGCACAGGTTTCGCTCAGATAGCTTTGGAGGCAAAAGTG cCCATCATCCCTATATTTACACAAAACGTTTGTGAAGCATACAGGAACATTGGAAAGACAA GGTTGACAAGATGGTTATATGAGAAAACACGATTTCTCTACCTTCCCTTATATGGACCATTTCCAGTGAAACTGAGAACATATATTGGAGAACCCATCCCATATGATCCAAATATAACAGCTGCAGAGCTGGCTGAAAAA ACAAAGATTGCAATTGAAAATCTTCGGGATAAATACCAAAAAAGGCCAGGAAATATATTAAGAGCTATCTCAGAACGATTTGATAAGCATTACAAAGCCAACTAG